Proteins co-encoded in one Gopherus evgoodei ecotype Sinaloan lineage chromosome 4, rGopEvg1_v1.p, whole genome shotgun sequence genomic window:
- the LOC115651442 gene encoding uncharacterized protein LOC115651442 isoform X3 has translation MSLYKTPTDAKKPELPLGAPDRVQKRRLLYSCFANEKGLLSSPVFYSERELKKEEPQPFIKNQGGMEEEPIYEDMATEEQLQDSDVENQPIDPELWKDGDIVTITKPGPYKITALVCNKLPTVAETETPEEAAETMIDEGDSETKDTNGLSMVKPKEHDKEDDMGFNGASVEDDDNSESDEGKTETSSEDEKRRPLSRTAVICTCCFCVKQDVKKKSVKSEESDQKSGEEKEDAVMVDIVRAVVVKAFYHCLKKQLLENCAACAVNKSNPFSHPCIFWDRSEVFYQLRCISSKLNVAQLVNVIIAEGYKLKKLNITTETITKVVKMIREVGKSSDPVALLVDLSKEVAPYIGRAVCSRVRQMDYKTFYMQGCDPRGLKNIY, from the exons ATGTCCCTGTACAAAACACCTACAGATGCCAAGAAGCCGGAATTGCCCCTGGGAGCGCCAGACCGTGTTCAGAAAAGAAGGCTCCTTTACAGTTGTTTTGCCAACGAGAAAGGGTTGTTGTCGAGCCCTGTGTTTTATTCTGAAAGAGAACTGAAAAAAGAGGAGCCACAGCCGTTTATAAAAAATCAA ggGGGAATGGAAGAAGAGCCTATATATGAGGACATGGCAACCGAGGAACAGCTGCAGGATAGCGATGTTGAAAACCAACCGATAGACCCCGAGTTGTGGAAAGATGGTGATATTGTTACG ATAACCAAGCCTGGGCCGTACAAGATTACTGCTTTGGTGTGTAACAAACTGCCAACAGTTGCAGAGACAGAAACACCCGAGGAG GCTGCTGAAACTATGATTGACGAAGGTGATTCAGAAACAAAGGACACAAACGGGTTGTCAATGGTAAAACCCAAAGAGCATGACAAG GAAGATGATATGGGGTTCAACGGTGCATCAGTCGAGGATGATGATAATTCAGAATCAGACGAGGGTAAGACCGAG aCATCTTCAGAGGATGAAAAGAGGCGGCCTCTAAGCAGAACAGCCGTAATATGTACCTGTTGTTTTTGTGTGAagcaagatgttaaaaaaaagtctgtaaaaAGTGAAGAGAGTGACCAGAAAAGCGGTGAAGAAAAAGAGGATGCAGTTATGGTTGATATTGTTAGAGCTGTTGTAGTAAAAGCCTTTTACCACTGTTTGAAAAAACAACTTTTGGAAAACTGTGCAGCCTGCGCTGTAAATAAGTCCAACCCTTTTAGTCACCCTTGTATCTTTTGGGATCGCTCAGAAGTATTTTACCAGCTTAGATGTATTTCTTCTAAACTGAACGTGGCCCAGCTGGTAAATGTAATTATAGCTGAAGGCTACAAACTGAAAAAGCTTAACATAACCACTGAAACTATAACCAAAGttgttaaaatgattagggaggttGGAAAATCATCTGACCCGGTGGCCTTGCTGGTAGACCTGTCAAAAGAGGTGGCCCCCTATATTGGCCGAGCGGTGTGTAGCAGGGTTCGCCAAATGGATTATAAAACTTTTTACATGCAAGGTTGTGACCCTAGaggcttaaaaaatatatattaa
- the LOC115651442 gene encoding uncharacterized protein LOC115651442 isoform X1, which yields MSLYKTPTDAKKPELPLGAPDRVQKRRLLYSCFANEKGLLSSPVFYSERELKKEEPQPFIKNQVRKNLLSDLEKTELKAEGGMEEEPIYEDMATEEQLQDSDVENQPIDPELWKDGDIVTITKPGPYKITALVCNKLPTVAETETPEEAAETMIDEGDSETKDTNGLSMVKPKEHDKEDDMGFNGASVEDDDNSESDEGKTETSSEDEKRRPLSRTAVICTCCFCVKQDVKKKSVKSEESDQKSGEEKEDAVMVDIVRAVVVKAFYHCLKKQLLENCAACAVNKSNPFSHPCIFWDRSEVFYQLRCISSKLNVAQLVNVIIAEGYKLKKLNITTETITKVVKMIREVGKSSDPVALLVDLSKEVAPYIGRAVCSRVRQMDYKTFYMQGCDPRGLKNIY from the exons ATGTCCCTGTACAAAACACCTACAGATGCCAAGAAGCCGGAATTGCCCCTGGGAGCGCCAGACCGTGTTCAGAAAAGAAGGCTCCTTTACAGTTGTTTTGCCAACGAGAAAGGGTTGTTGTCGAGCCCTGTGTTTTATTCTGAAAGAGAACTGAAAAAAGAGGAGCCACAGCCGTTTATAAAAAATCAAGTGCGAAAAAATTTGTTGTCAGATTtggaaaaaacagaattaaaggcagaa ggGGGAATGGAAGAAGAGCCTATATATGAGGACATGGCAACCGAGGAACAGCTGCAGGATAGCGATGTTGAAAACCAACCGATAGACCCCGAGTTGTGGAAAGATGGTGATATTGTTACG ATAACCAAGCCTGGGCCGTACAAGATTACTGCTTTGGTGTGTAACAAACTGCCAACAGTTGCAGAGACAGAAACACCCGAGGAG GCTGCTGAAACTATGATTGACGAAGGTGATTCAGAAACAAAGGACACAAACGGGTTGTCAATGGTAAAACCCAAAGAGCATGACAAG GAAGATGATATGGGGTTCAACGGTGCATCAGTCGAGGATGATGATAATTCAGAATCAGACGAGGGTAAGACCGAG aCATCTTCAGAGGATGAAAAGAGGCGGCCTCTAAGCAGAACAGCCGTAATATGTACCTGTTGTTTTTGTGTGAagcaagatgttaaaaaaaagtctgtaaaaAGTGAAGAGAGTGACCAGAAAAGCGGTGAAGAAAAAGAGGATGCAGTTATGGTTGATATTGTTAGAGCTGTTGTAGTAAAAGCCTTTTACCACTGTTTGAAAAAACAACTTTTGGAAAACTGTGCAGCCTGCGCTGTAAATAAGTCCAACCCTTTTAGTCACCCTTGTATCTTTTGGGATCGCTCAGAAGTATTTTACCAGCTTAGATGTATTTCTTCTAAACTGAACGTGGCCCAGCTGGTAAATGTAATTATAGCTGAAGGCTACAAACTGAAAAAGCTTAACATAACCACTGAAACTATAACCAAAGttgttaaaatgattagggaggttGGAAAATCATCTGACCCGGTGGCCTTGCTGGTAGACCTGTCAAAAGAGGTGGCCCCCTATATTGGCCGAGCGGTGTGTAGCAGGGTTCGCCAAATGGATTATAAAACTTTTTACATGCAAGGTTGTGACCCTAGaggcttaaaaaatatatattaa
- the LOC115651442 gene encoding uncharacterized protein LOC115651442 isoform X2, translating to MSLYKTPTDAKKPELPLGAPDRVQKRRLLYSCFANEKGLLSSPVFYSERELKKEEPQPFIKNQVRKNLLSDLEKTELKAEGGMEEEPIYEDMATEEQLQDSDVENQPIDPELWKDGDIVTITKPGPYKITALVCNKLPTVAETETPEEAAETMIDEGDSETKDTNGLSMVKPKEHDKEDDMGFNGASVEDDDNSESDEGKTETSSEDEKRRPLSRTAVICTCCFCVKQDVKKKSVKSEESDQKSGEEKEDAVMVDIVRAVVVKAFYHCLKKQLLENCAACAVNKSNPFSHPCIFWDRSEVFYQLRCISSKLNVAQLVNVIIAEGYKLKKLNITTETITKVVKMIREVGKSSDPRAVCSRVRQMDYKTFYMQGCDPRGLKNIY from the exons ATGTCCCTGTACAAAACACCTACAGATGCCAAGAAGCCGGAATTGCCCCTGGGAGCGCCAGACCGTGTTCAGAAAAGAAGGCTCCTTTACAGTTGTTTTGCCAACGAGAAAGGGTTGTTGTCGAGCCCTGTGTTTTATTCTGAAAGAGAACTGAAAAAAGAGGAGCCACAGCCGTTTATAAAAAATCAAGTGCGAAAAAATTTGTTGTCAGATTtggaaaaaacagaattaaaggcagaa ggGGGAATGGAAGAAGAGCCTATATATGAGGACATGGCAACCGAGGAACAGCTGCAGGATAGCGATGTTGAAAACCAACCGATAGACCCCGAGTTGTGGAAAGATGGTGATATTGTTACG ATAACCAAGCCTGGGCCGTACAAGATTACTGCTTTGGTGTGTAACAAACTGCCAACAGTTGCAGAGACAGAAACACCCGAGGAG GCTGCTGAAACTATGATTGACGAAGGTGATTCAGAAACAAAGGACACAAACGGGTTGTCAATGGTAAAACCCAAAGAGCATGACAAG GAAGATGATATGGGGTTCAACGGTGCATCAGTCGAGGATGATGATAATTCAGAATCAGACGAGGGTAAGACCGAG aCATCTTCAGAGGATGAAAAGAGGCGGCCTCTAAGCAGAACAGCCGTAATATGTACCTGTTGTTTTTGTGTGAagcaagatgttaaaaaaaagtctgtaaaaAGTGAAGAGAGTGACCAGAAAAGCGGTGAAGAAAAAGAGGATGCAGTTATGGTTGATATTGTTAGAGCTGTTGTAGTAAAAGCCTTTTACCACTGTTTGAAAAAACAACTTTTGGAAAACTGTGCAGCCTGCGCTGTAAATAAGTCCAACCCTTTTAGTCACCCTTGTATCTTTTGGGATCGCTCAGAAGTATTTTACCAGCTTAGATGTATTTCTTCTAAACTGAACGTGGCCCAGCTGGTAAATGTAATTATAGCTGAAGGCTACAAACTGAAAAAGCTTAACATAACCACTGAAACTATAACCAAAGttgttaaaatgattagggaggttGGAAAATCATCTGACCC CCGAGCGGTGTGTAGCAGGGTTCGCCAAATGGATTATAAAACTTTTTACATGCAAGGTTGTGACCCTAGaggcttaaaaaatatatattaa
- the LOC115651442 gene encoding uncharacterized protein LOC115651442 isoform X4, whose translation MSLYKTPTDAKKPELPLGAPDRVQKRRLLYSCFANEKGLLSSPVFYSERELKKEEPQPFIKNQVRKNLLSDLEKTELKAEGGMEEEPIYEDMATEEQLQDSDVENQPIDPELWKDGDIVTITKPGPYKITALVCNKLPTVAETETPEEAAETMIDEGDSETKDTNGLSMVKPKEHDKEDDMGFNGASVEDDDNSESDEDIFRG comes from the exons ATGTCCCTGTACAAAACACCTACAGATGCCAAGAAGCCGGAATTGCCCCTGGGAGCGCCAGACCGTGTTCAGAAAAGAAGGCTCCTTTACAGTTGTTTTGCCAACGAGAAAGGGTTGTTGTCGAGCCCTGTGTTTTATTCTGAAAGAGAACTGAAAAAAGAGGAGCCACAGCCGTTTATAAAAAATCAAGTGCGAAAAAATTTGTTGTCAGATTtggaaaaaacagaattaaaggcagaa ggGGGAATGGAAGAAGAGCCTATATATGAGGACATGGCAACCGAGGAACAGCTGCAGGATAGCGATGTTGAAAACCAACCGATAGACCCCGAGTTGTGGAAAGATGGTGATATTGTTACG ATAACCAAGCCTGGGCCGTACAAGATTACTGCTTTGGTGTGTAACAAACTGCCAACAGTTGCAGAGACAGAAACACCCGAGGAG GCTGCTGAAACTATGATTGACGAAGGTGATTCAGAAACAAAGGACACAAACGGGTTGTCAATGGTAAAACCCAAAGAGCATGACAAG GAAGATGATATGGGGTTCAACGGTGCATCAGTCGAGGATGATGATAATTCAGAATCAGACGAGG aCATCTTCAGAGGATGA
- the LOC115651440 gene encoding zinc finger and SCAN domain-containing protein 2-like — MEAPCIPDLQGSEDTDGPQGVHRGAEMLHRDKEGSPWQDEALSGEASEGQPGAEVQLDGAQDAGTAERKTCPECGKRFVWSSHLVQHRRMHTGERPFQCGECGKSFSRSSNLVKHQGTHTGERPYRCQDCGRGFTDSSNLAAHLRGHAGHKPHRCPQCGKGFARRSHIATHRRTHTGERPFPCPDCGKAFAQRSDLVAHRRTHTGERPYQCTVCGKRFGMSSTLTVHWRTHTGEKPYRCHQCGKGFTQNSGFLIHQRLHAGDKPYKCGQCGKAFSVSSDLLAHQRGHDAGVAAHKCPDCGAGFGASAELLNHQSSTHGEKMPHRCAACGKAFRCRAALGRHQRTHSQQRSHSCCQCGKNFPHSSSLSAHLRTHTGEKPFKCTQCGKDFRQSSALIRHQRTHTG; from the exons ATGGAAGCACCCTGCATCCCGGATCTCCAGGGCTCTGAGGACACGGATGGGCCACAAGGCGTCCATAGAG GTGCTGAGATGCTGCACAGGGACAAGGAGGGGAGTCCGTGGCAGGATGAAGCATTGTCGGGCGAGGCGTCCGAGGGCCAGCCCGGGGCTGAGGTTCAGCTGGATGGAGCACAGGATGCAGGGACCGCGGAGCGGAAGACGTGCCCTGAGTGCGGGAAGAGGTTTGTCTGGAGCTCGCACCTTGTGCAGCACCGGCGCAtgcacaccggggagcggccgttccagtgtGGTGAGTGCGGCAAGAGCTTCAGCCGCAGCTCCAACCTAGTgaagcaccagggcacccacaccGGCGAACGCCCCTACCGCTGCCAAGACTGCGGCCGCGGTTTCACCGACTCCTCCAACCTGGCCGCTCACCTACGTGGCCATGCCGGCCACAAGCCCCACCGCTGCCCCCAGTGCGGGAAAGGCTTTGCCCGGCGCTCCCACATTGCCACGCACAGGCGCACCCACACCGGCGAgcgccccttcccctgccccgacTGTGGCAAGGCCTTCGCCCAGCGCTCCGACCTGGTGGCCCACCGCCGCACCCACACCGGGGAGCGCCCCTACCAGTGCACTGTGTGCGGCAAGCGCTTTGGCATGAGCTCCACCCTGACGGTGCACTGGCGCACCCACACTGGTGAGAAACCCTACCGCTGCCACCAGTGCGGCAAAGGCTTCACCCAGAACTCGGGCTTCCTCATCCACCAGCGGCTGCATGCCGGAGACAAGCCCTACAAGTGCGGACAGTGCGGCAAGGCCTTCAGCGTCAGCTCCGATCTCCTCGCCCACCAGAGGGGCCATGACGCTGGGGTTGCGGCCCACAAGTGCCCTGACTGCGGAGCTGGCTTCGGTGCCAGCGCCGAACTCCTGAACCACCAGAGCAGCACCCACGGGGAGAAGATGCCACACCGGTGCGCAGCTTGCGGGAAAGCCTTCCGGTGCCGCGCTGCCCTTGGCAGGCACCAGAGGACTCACAGCCAGCAGAGATCGCACAGCTGCTGccagtgtgggaaaaacttcccGCACAGTTCGTCCCTCAGTGCCCACCTGAGGACCCACACTGGGGAGAAGCCTTTCAAATGCACCCAGTGCGGGAAGGACTTCCGCCAGAGTTCAGCCCTGATCAGACACCAGAGGACTCATACGGGCTAG